In a single window of the Nicotiana tomentosiformis chromosome 8, ASM39032v3, whole genome shotgun sequence genome:
- the LOC138898228 gene encoding uncharacterized protein — MAESTILYTHPLYLGPADTPGVVLIPVKLTGSENYGLWKLQEQWGTCNAIVLSWLMNTVSTELLCGIAYASNAHLVWEDLRERFDKDLLIEYDAMVPKANSRDYVDDLEHQRFL, encoded by the exons ATGGCGGAATCAACAATTTTGTACACACATCCATTATATCTAGGTCCAGCAGATACTCCAGGTGTTGTTTTAATCCCTGTGAAACTCACAGGATCTGAGAATTACGGGTTATGGA AGCTACAAGAGCAATGGGGAACTTGTAATGCCATTGTCCTCTCATGGCTCATGAACACAGTGTCCACAGAACTCCTGTGTGGAATTGCATACGCTTCAAATGCTCACCTTGTGTGGGAAGACTTGCGGGAGAGATTCGATAAG GATTTATTGATTGAGTATGATGCTATGGTACCTAAGGCCAATTCAAGGGATTATGTTGATGATTTAGAGCATCAAAGATTTCTATAA